A genomic segment from Xiphophorus maculatus strain JP 163 A chromosome 6, X_maculatus-5.0-male, whole genome shotgun sequence encodes:
- the arf1 gene encoding ADP-ribosylation factor 1, translated as MGNMFAGLFKMFGKKEMRILMVGLDAAGKTTILYKLKLGEIVTTIPTIGFNVETVEYKNISFTVWDVGGQDKIRPLWRHYFQNTQGLIFVVDSNDRERCAEAREELLRMLAEDELRDAVLLVFANKQDLPNAMNAAELTDKLNLHSLRNRNWYIQATCATTGDGLYEGLDWLSNQLKNH; from the exons ATGGGGAATATGTTTGCGGggctctttaaaatgtttgggaaGAAGGAGATGCGGATACTAATGGTCGGCTTGGATGCTGCAGGAAAGACAACTATTTTGTACAAGCTTAAACTTGGAGAGATTGTGACAACCATTCCAACAATAG GTTTCAATGTAGAGACGGTAGAGTATAAGAACATCAGTTTCACAGTATGGGATGTTGGTGGTCAAGACAAAATCCGACCACTGTGGcgtcattattttcagaacacaCAGG gTCTGATTTTTGTCGTGGATAGCAATGACAGGGAGCGATGTGCTGAGGCTCGGGAAGAACTCTTGAGGATGTTGGCTGAAGACGAACTGCGCGATGCTGTGCTTTTAGTGTTTGCTAACAAACAA GACCTTCCAAATGCCATGAATGCTGCAGAGTTGACAGACAAGTTGAACCTTCACTCCCTGCGTAACAGAAACTGGTACATCCAGGCAACTTGTGCCACTACTGGAGACGGTCTCTATGAAGGACTTGACTGGCTGTCTAATCAGCTCAAAAACCATTAA